The Ipomoea triloba cultivar NCNSP0323 chromosome 14, ASM357664v1 region TGGtttctttttgaatttgaacttaGTTTATGCATTTGCTGCCTATTTAGATAATCTTTGCCATTTTTTGGTACCCTCTAGGACTAATTATATTGGTGTTATTTTAGGTTGGTGTAATTGGAAATTTGGTACACTCTTCCCCTAACATTAAGAAGGAAGTTCTTGCTGCTGGAGCTTTGCAACCTGTTGTTGCATTACTTAGGTCTGATTAGTTTATGCATTTTAAAGTCTAGATTTGTAAGGGTCTTGCTGATTTTGCtttctcatttattttctttttcaatataCAGTTCTTCCTGTTCAGAGAGCCAAAGAGAATCTGCTTTGCTACTAGGGCAATTTGCTGCAACAGATTCAGACTGTAAGGTTGATTAAAAACCTGATttctttgaaaaatgaaatccCTTATTAAAATAGTTTCTTCCAGTAgacattatattaatatttgatgattgcaattaatataattttcaggTGCACATTGTTCAAAGAGGTGCTGTACCGCCACTAATTGAGATGCTTCAATCACCAGATGCTCAATTGAGGGAAATGTCAGCTTTTGCACTTGGAAGGTTGGCACAGGTAATCTTCATGCCTGGTGATTTTTATATCTACCTGAGTGGTTTGTCTGAAATGAAAGCAGCCTAGAGGGCTCATTTTCATAGTATGCTATGGATACAGTACAAGGATGCACCATGTACTGTTGATTGGTTAGCTAGAGTACTCTCCCTCTCACATTACACAGTGGATATGCATTGCAAAGGAAGCACAGATGCACCTTGTGGTCTGGCTAGTACATTGCAATAGAGAATCTAGGATTTTCTATTTCTTGAAATCCAGTTTATTTTGCCTTACCAATCACTGATACATTATATCTATTCTCTGTATAAAGAAAACAGTTGGTTTGAGGGTATTTGTGCCCTGCCTCTTcagtttaaaaatttaaaatgttgtcTATAGCTTTAGTTATTGACTAGGTATTGTTGGTTCCTTCATTTATAGGATTCACATAATCAAGCTGGTATTGCCCATAGTGGTGCTATTCTGCCTTTATTGAGGCTTCTTGATTCAAAAAATGGATCTCTGCAACATAATGCTGCATTTGCACTTTATGGTCTTGCAGATAATGAGGTAATGATGCTTTTCTCTGTTTGACCATACCATGAGTTGTAGCTTAGTTTCATGCTTTCCTTATTCTTCACTTGTTGCAATTTTGTAGGATAATGTTGCGGATATAATAAAGGTTGGAGGCGTTCAAAAACTTCAAGATGGGGAATTCATTGTCCAAGTATGAACTTATCATCCTGTGATATTCTTGAGCTTGTATTGGCATTACTTTGTTATATCTATTAATGACTTATTTTTATCTGTATAGAATTAATCTACTGACCCAAGTGGATTAATGGAAACTATCTAAATAAGTTTTCCTCTAAATTTGTACTTAATAAGTGTCACTTATGGCTTTCTAATTATATGGTTACTTCTTATATTATCTGTCATATTTCAAAACTGTCCTCTCCTTGATACCACCAACATAAGAACATTTGTCTTTTCATGACTCAACATGGGCTTCTTTAGACTAATGCACTTCTCCTACTgacttttataatataatatataatataattacagtATCCTTTAACCATCTTTCTGATTTTACTGCCACATGCTTGAGCTTGAATTTGATAATTCCCTTTGCAGCCAACAAGAGATTGTGTTGCAAAGACTCTGAAAAGATTAGAGGAGAATATTCATGGACGAGTAAGTTCAATTTCTTGTAGCAGGGAGTGAggttcttttctatttttttatcttATTCGGAATTCTTGGAGGCTTCTCTAGTTATTACAATGGGACTCATTACCCCACTCTCTTCAACTAATCTGTCATTCATCACTTCTGTTTTTTTGCAGGTATTGAGCTATTTGTTGTATTTGATGTCTGTTGGAGATAAGGTTGTACAAAAAAGAATAGCTTTGGCCCTTGCTCACCTTTGTTCCCCAGAGGATCAAAAGACAGTTTTCCTTGATAACAATGGtaaaatatataagtagtaTACTGTGAATTTAACATGATCAACTTTTCTAAAATCCTGCAGAGACCTAACAATGTCTTCCTTCTGTATTTGTGTTTTGTAGGATTGGAGTTGCTTTTGGAGCTTCTAGAATCTAATAATGTAAAGCATCAACGTGATGCTTCTGCTGCTCTGTGCAAGTTAGCTGATAAGGCCAACTCGCTTTCTCCTGTCGATGCAGCTCCTCCGTCCCCAGAACCTCAGGTTTGTTTTATCCTTTTTGGAGGATTAAGTTTTACTTGTGCTGTGTTCTGTGTATACTAGTGTTTTAAAGCTATTTGGAGCAGTGATGTGATTAATTTCATCCTAATAGTAACCACTTGATTGACAAATTTATGTAGTCTATTTGTGTCTTGACCATCTTGTGTTGAAATTGTGGCTATTTATGCAGGTGTACCTTGGGGAGCAGTATGTAAATAATAACACACTATCTGATGTGACATTTTTAGTTGAAGGTATAAAGCTGTTCTATTATGAACTGCCCATTTAATATTCTCTGTAGATTCTTCATACCAATGTTTTTCGTGCTGATATATTGTCATGTTGCTTTGATCAGGTAAACGATTTTACGCCCACAGAATTTGCTTGCTCGCATCTTCTGATGCATTTCGAGCAATGTTTGATGGTGGTTACAGGGTCAGTAAGATTTTGTTACATTCTTCTATATGCTTTTGTCCAAAGTTACTCCTGTTTTATAATTCAACATGTAGGTTTCTATAGTACATGCTATATAATCAATTTGATTGACATATTGCAGGAGAGGGATGCCAAAGACATTGAGATCCCAAATATCAAATGGGACGTATTTGAGTTGATGATGAGGTTAAAATCTACCCATACAACTGATGCAGGACTATAGAAAAATATCCTAGGATTTTTTGCTAGAGGGTCTTAACTGTTCATTTTCTTTCCGACAGGTATGTATATACAGGATCAGTTAATGTCAATTTGGAAATCGCACAGGATCTTCTAAGGGCTTCTGATCAGTATCTTCTTGAGGGTCTAAAACGCCTATGTGAATATGCAATTGCACAGGTTAATTCCTGGTTAATGACATTTAATATTTGAAGAAATGGTGGTAACTTTGTCTGacattctttttccttttcttaagGATATTTCTGTGGAGAACGTCTCTCTCATGTTTGAGTTGTCGGAGGCCTTTAATGCTTTGTCGTTAAGAAATGCTTGCATTCTTTTCATACTGGAGAACGTTGACAAGCTAAGTGCGATGTGCTGGTAAGTTGATTACATCCTTCTCTATGTTTTCACTCAAAAAGAAATCTTGTATACCCACGACTGAGTTTAGTTTAGACCAACTGATAAGGCATAATAATACCATGTTATGCAGTTTTTCAGATTTGATTCAGCGTATATTACCAGAGACTCGCAGTTACTTCGTAAGAGCACTCACGGTCACCGGAAGCTGAGTTGCTGAGGCAGAAGATTATCCCGGCCGGGCCTgatttttgtatgttttttgaTTAATTCTAGTCTCATCCAGAAGTGGAAAGATGTATAAAATTGGTTAGTTTTGTCGTAGTTGTAGTCCCAGAATGGAATTGCCAGATATAGCTATCTTCATCTGGAAATTGTGTTGTAATCCCCCCATTTGAATATGAATGCAATTTCTTCCCGCACTGGCCTTGGCTTAACACGGCCTTGAATGCAGGCTGCTCAGTAGTATATTTGCATGTACGTTTAATTAGTTCACCATTATGCTTTCCTCATTACTGCATTGTTTTCCCATTATAAGCTAAAGTACATTATAATGGCCAATGGTGTCTTCACAAGAAATTGATTTGGGAGATGAATCACTCAATCTTGTTTTTACCATGATATAATAAGTAGTTGACAATGtcttaataatttgttaaagTAGCGGTGAAACAGTTGGTAATTGCATTATTGTGTGATCTTATgttaaagaatttaaaattaaacctTTCTCAAGTAAGAATTACATTTGATTCTAACTAAATTTAATAGTTCATGTCGATAACTTTGTGGTTTAACGGCATGGAGTGTTTCTTATCCCAAATGGAAGGAAAgaatagttatgaacatatactacattataacagagtcaataatattttgaaaaaaaaatcagtctCATATTAGGTGCCTTGtgctaaaaaaaaagagaaagaagtgagctcattttttaaaaattatctatatctatattagtattcaaaaaaagagggattttataaaataaaattaattaaaatgagcTTCTCCTGGGACTGGGAGCGGGCAAAAGCAAAAGATAGAAGTAGCTCAGCTGAGGTGAGCTGCGTGTTTACTCTTAACAGGGTGATATGGCTGCACAGCTTTCAGGTGTGTGGTTTAACGGTCCCGCTATCCCACTCACCGGCGGACGTTCTCTTCAGTGCCGGAGTAGCTCGTCGCCGTCGCCTCTCTCTGCGCTGCCCTCTTCTCCTTTTCCTTCATCTTCTATTCAGGCAAGACCGCTCATTATCCCATATATGCACACACTCGCGCTTTTTAATCTCTCATTTTTTGGGCGAATTGAGCCCAAAAATTCGTCTAGGAGTCTCTAAGAGGAAATTGGAAAAAATTCTTCTATCTGGTGCTAATTGAAGCTTTTACCGAATTGTAGTTCCAATTTTTAGCAAAATTTCACGTTTGGCCTGGAACCACGCCTTGATACAGAGGAATATATAGTTTTCGCTAACAATTACTTTTTCAAGTATCTGAAACAGCTTTCCGTTTGTTATTACTTAATTGAAGACAAGACTGAGCATCCGCATTGTTATTCATTATTGTCCTGCAAAATTCCTCTTTTGGTTCGTGTTTGTCTGTTTGGGGTTTGAAGAGAGAGCAATTTTTGGTACTGAATTTTGCAGATTGTTGGTGGGAAAGCTAATGGATTGTACTTAAATGAGACTTCAAAGCTTGGTATCACTTTGGAGGGCAGCCAAGAAAAATATGATTGGAATGATTTGGAGACTGATCTCTATTACTGGACAAAGCAGTTACGACCAGTTCAGGTATATATGGATGGGTTCTTGATTTGAATACTCTCTGTTGTACAGGgcttcttatttttaatttgttatttccTACAAAATTTCTGGATTTTAagcattttttgaaaattaaaatttggcttatataTTCGTAGTGGTACCCTGGTCATATTGCAAAAACTGAGAAAGAGCTCAAGGAACAGCTGAAATTGATGGATGTTGTGATAGAGGTTCGGGATGCAAGAATTCCTATGTCGACCACTCATCCACTGGTAAATTCTTTTGTAGCAGATTGTTTTTGGATCTTTTTGAATTATCGATTTGTCTTGCTATTGACTAGATATGCTTGACCAGATGGATTCTTGGCTTGGTAACAAAACACACATTTTAGTTCTGAATAGGGAGGACATGGTATCTACAGCTGATCGGAATGCTTGGGCTGCTTATTTTGCTAGGCAAGGAATAAAAGTTGTGTTCTCGAATGGGAAACTTGGAATGGTAGGTATAACTTATGCTCCCTCAATCTCAAAATGGTTGTTCACATTTTCTTTTGGTATGTTCTGAAATATTATCCATGCTCCAAAAATGAACATCCCAATTCCCAAATCTTTTTAGTTTTCTGCATTATCCTTCTAATAAAATCAAAACTCAAAGGTATCCACTTTTTATGGATAAAGAGGAAAACTACATAGTTTTTGTCCACTATCTTTCATATTTGTGTTTAAAGTAAATGAGAAGACCATTTTGGGATGGAGGGTGTAATGCCGTTGTTCATTATTTGGTAGTTGCTCAAGCATTAGATGGAGTAAGATGATTTTGTTTCTTAACTGCAGGGCGCCTTGAAGCTAGGCCGGTTAGCAAAAACTTTAGCGGGTAGTGTGAACATAAAGCGCAAGGCAAAAGGTTTACTTCCACGTCCAGTAAGTTTCATCCCTTACTGTTATATG contains the following coding sequences:
- the LOC116004237 gene encoding DAR GTPase 3, chloroplastic, encoding MAAQLSGVWFNGPAIPLTGGRSLQCRSSSSPSPLSALPSSPFPSSSIQIVGGKANGLYLNETSKLGITLEGSQEKYDWNDLETDLYYWTKQLRPVQWYPGHIAKTEKELKEQLKLMDVVIEVRDARIPMSTTHPLMDSWLGNKTHILVLNREDMVSTADRNAWAAYFARQGIKVVFSNGKLGMGALKLGRLAKTLAGSVNIKRKAKGLLPRPVRAGIVGYPNVGKSSLINRLLKRRMCPAAPRPGVTRELKWVRFGKDLELLDSPGIIPMRISDQTSAIKLAICDDIGERSYDVVDVAAVLVQMLSRLPNLGDKVLQDRYKVGIDGHCGKLFVQKLALQLFNGDTHQASFRILSDFRKGKFGWVALERPPR
- the LOC116005136 gene encoding ARM REPEAT PROTEIN INTERACTING WITH ABF2-like, producing the protein MENRNQKRSERFSSSGSRRSLKRKLEEVLEHDRSRIVSLSVEEAHRDLVVEVRTQVEILEASFSSTEQDRASSKRAIHVLSELAKNEEFVNVIVECGAVPALVRNLLPPVPEGERDSGPIQYEHEVEKGSAFTLGLLAIKPEHQQLIVDAGALPHLVNLLKRHRDGQTSRAVNGVIRRAADAITNLAHENSNIKSCVRVEGGIPPLVELLEFVDPKVQRAAAGALRTLAFKNDENKHQIVECNALPTLILMLRSEDSAIHYEAVGVIGNLVHSSPNIKKEVLAAGALQPVVALLSSSCSESQRESALLLGQFAATDSDCKVHIVQRGAVPPLIEMLQSPDAQLREMSAFALGRLAQDSHNQAGIAHSGAILPLLRLLDSKNGSLQHNAAFALYGLADNEDNVADIIKVGGVQKLQDGEFIVQPTRDCVAKTLKRLEENIHGRVLSYLLYLMSVGDKVVQKRIALALAHLCSPEDQKTVFLDNNGLELLLELLESNNVKHQRDASAALCKLADKANSLSPVDAAPPSPEPQVYLGEQYVNNNTLSDVTFLVEGKRFYAHRICLLASSDAFRAMFDGGYRERDAKDIEIPNIKWDVFELMMRYVYTGSVNVNLEIAQDLLRASDQYLLEGLKRLCEYAIAQDISVENVSLMFELSEAFNALSLRNACILFILENVDKLSAMCCFSDLIQRILPETRSYFVRALTVTGS